A part of Sulfurimonas sp. HSL-1716 genomic DNA contains:
- a CDS encoding peptidyl-prolyl cis-trans isomerase — MNIAQKVLTTAALVATTLSASTLVTVNGKAITSDEVNEALMQATQGRFKSLPQDKQQQLGQRILQEMVMQEVVYNDAKKQGIDKSKEFKEELAKITEQIKKRLAVQLWQKKVADKISVTDKEIKDYYTKNKSEFQEKERVHAYHILVKTEDEAKKLIGEMKFLKGSDLEKKFFELAKANSTGPSASKGGDLGTFTQGQMVPAFDKAVFGMDVGTITPTPVKSEFGYHIIYLKDKKPARTLSLNEVKNFIEQRLKMDKFKTVVQAKMQELEKSAQIVPAKK; from the coding sequence ATGAATATAGCACAAAAAGTTTTAACTACTGCCGCTTTGGTTGCAACGACTTTAAGCGCGAGTACACTTGTAACGGTAAACGGTAAAGCGATAACTTCAGATGAGGTAAACGAAGCGTTGATGCAGGCGACTCAGGGCAGATTCAAATCACTGCCTCAAGATAAGCAGCAGCAGCTCGGACAACGTATACTTCAAGAGATGGTTATGCAAGAAGTCGTATATAACGATGCTAAAAAGCAGGGAATAGACAAAAGCAAAGAGTTTAAAGAGGAACTGGCAAAGATTACCGAACAGATCAAAAAAAGACTTGCAGTACAGTTGTGGCAGAAAAAAGTAGCCGACAAGATAAGCGTAACGGATAAAGAGATAAAAGATTATTACACAAAAAATAAATCGGAATTCCAAGAAAAAGAGCGTGTTCATGCGTACCATATCTTAGTCAAAACAGAAGATGAAGCCAAAAAGCTCATAGGAGAGATGAAATTCTTAAAAGGCAGCGATCTTGAAAAGAAATTCTTTGAACTGGCAAAAGCCAACTCTACAGGACCGTCTGCTTCAAAAGGCGGAGATTTAGGAACATTTACGCAAGGTCAAATGGTTCCCGCGTTTGACAAAGCGGTGTTTGGCATGGATGTAGGAACGATAACTCCGACACCTGTAAAAAGTGAGTTTGGGTATCATATCATCTATCTTAAAGATAAAAAACCGGCGCGTACCCTGTCATTAAACGAAGTAAAAAACTTTATCGAACAGCGTCTGAAAATGGATAAATTTAAAACGGTAGTTCAAGCTAAAATGCAAGAACTTGAAAAATCTGCACAAATTGTACCGGCTAAAAAATAA